A genomic segment from Streptosporangium roseum DSM 43021 encodes:
- a CDS encoding NAD-dependent epimerase/dehydratase family protein: MTHTVLVTGVSRHIGARVASVLAADPDIDRVIGVDTVPPPSLSRDGGVPLGRTEFVRVDLRSPDIAQVIAAADIDTVVHMSLVSAPPRSGGRMLMKEHNVIGTMQLLGACQRSATVRRVVVRSTTAVYGSSPHDPAVFTEDAEPGESPTHGYAKDASEVEGYVRGFARRRGDVTVSMLRFANFMGPGVDSPLTRYFTQPVLPTVFGFDPRLQFVHEDDAVEVLRRMAMEDHPGTFNVAGDGVLLLSQCARRAGLLSLPVPSPAFRLLGDLARGAGLVDFSPEQLRLMCHGRVVDTARLAARLGWKPKFSTSAAFEDFVRARDLAGGLPAAMMELISQAVTR, translated from the coding sequence ATGACCCACACCGTGCTTGTCACCGGGGTCTCGCGCCACATCGGCGCCCGAGTGGCGAGCGTTCTCGCGGCTGACCCGGACATCGACCGGGTCATCGGAGTAGACACGGTGCCGCCGCCCTCGCTCTCACGTGATGGCGGCGTCCCTCTCGGCCGGACGGAGTTCGTCCGCGTCGATCTGCGGAGCCCCGACATCGCCCAGGTGATCGCGGCCGCCGACATCGACACAGTGGTCCACATGAGCCTGGTGAGCGCTCCCCCGCGGAGCGGTGGCCGGATGCTCATGAAGGAGCACAACGTCATCGGCACCATGCAGTTGCTCGGTGCCTGTCAGCGGTCCGCGACGGTCCGCCGTGTCGTCGTGCGTTCCACCACCGCGGTGTACGGCTCGTCCCCGCACGACCCCGCCGTCTTCACCGAGGACGCGGAGCCGGGCGAGTCGCCCACCCATGGATACGCCAAGGACGCCTCGGAGGTCGAGGGCTACGTCCGTGGCTTCGCCAGGCGGCGCGGCGACGTGACCGTGTCGATGCTCAGATTCGCCAACTTCATGGGGCCCGGCGTCGATTCGCCGCTCACCCGTTACTTCACCCAGCCCGTCCTGCCGACCGTGTTCGGCTTCGACCCCCGGCTGCAGTTCGTCCACGAGGACGACGCGGTCGAGGTGCTCAGGCGGATGGCGATGGAGGACCACCCCGGCACGTTCAACGTGGCCGGGGACGGCGTGCTTCTGCTCTCGCAGTGCGCCCGCAGGGCGGGGCTGCTCTCGCTGCCCGTGCCCTCTCCCGCGTTCCGCCTCCTGGGCGACCTCGCCCGCGGCGCGGGACTGGTCGACTTCTCCCCCGAACAGCTCCGGCTGATGTGCCACGGCCGCGTGGTGGACACCGCCCGGCTGGCCGCCCGCCTCGGCTGGAAGCCCAAG
- a CDS encoding phosphatase, with amino-acid sequence MTASELRRPASPPTRDDLREHLVRTRIAGDVATSRENNLDHYRSLSNRDPHHMFGLTLEGHWAYRDVLALMAKSAGVVADPEHREGQDVIDPDRTIDAVEAMGDTIAGVLRTGGPRILFATGHPTGLLTIHMALARLVREHGAILMGPAEGWSYWSAGFGRKRQIRYMDDVAMLADRGTFVHTHDPAPMRAMIDELGDDRPDLVIADHGWAGAAGEAGILTVGFADSNDPALFVGEAEGKIAVTVPLDDNVLPRYYDPLTRHLVERVVRAL; translated from the coding sequence TTGACAGCGTCCGAGCTGCGACGCCCGGCGTCGCCGCCGACCCGGGACGACCTTCGTGAGCATCTGGTCCGCACCCGGATCGCCGGTGACGTGGCGACCAGCCGGGAGAACAACCTGGACCACTACAGGTCGCTGTCCAACCGGGATCCGCACCACATGTTCGGGCTGACCCTGGAGGGCCACTGGGCCTACCGCGACGTGCTGGCCCTGATGGCCAAGTCCGCCGGGGTCGTGGCCGACCCGGAGCACCGCGAGGGCCAGGACGTCATCGACCCGGACCGCACGATCGACGCGGTCGAGGCGATGGGCGACACGATCGCCGGCGTGCTCCGGACCGGCGGCCCCCGGATCCTCTTCGCCACCGGCCACCCCACCGGCCTGCTCACCATCCACATGGCCCTGGCCCGGCTGGTGCGGGAGCACGGCGCGATCCTGATGGGCCCGGCCGAGGGCTGGTCCTACTGGAGTGCCGGGTTCGGCCGCAAGCGCCAGATCCGTTACATGGACGACGTCGCGATGCTGGCCGACCGGGGCACCTTCGTGCACACCCACGACCCGGCCCCGATGCGGGCCATGATCGACGAGCTCGGCGACGACCGCCCCGATCTGGTGATCGCCGATCACGGCTGGGCCGGCGCGGCCGGCGAGGCGGGGATTCTCACGGTCGGGTTCGCCGACAGCAACGACCCCGCGCTCTTCGTCGGAGAGGCCGAGGGCAAGATCGCGGTGACCGTCCCGCTTGATGACAACGTGCTACCCAGATATTACGATCCGCTGACGCGCCATCTGGTCGAAAGGGTCGTGCGGGCCCTCTGA
- a CDS encoding 30S ribosomal protein bS22 — MGSVIKKRRKRMAKKKHRKLLKKTRIQRRNKK, encoded by the coding sequence GTGGGCTCTGTGATCAAGAAGCGCCGTAAGCGCATGGCGAAGAAGAAGCACCGCAAGCTTCTCAAGAAGACCCGTATTCAGCGGCGTAACAAGAAGTAG
- a CDS encoding helix-turn-helix domain-containing protein produces the protein MGAGERPLSEVKFLTVAEVATVMRVSKMTVYRLVHSGELPAIRVGRSFRVPEQAVHDYLRDAYIEAG, from the coding sequence ATGGGTGCAGGCGAAAGACCTCTCAGCGAGGTGAAGTTCCTGACGGTGGCTGAAGTGGCCACGGTCATGAGGGTGTCCAAGATGACTGTGTACCGACTCGTGCATTCGGGCGAGCTGCCGGCCATCAGGGTCGGTCGATCCTTCCGAGTGCCGGAGCAGGCGGTGCACGACTATCTCAGGGATGCCTACATCGAGGCGGGTTGA